The Entelurus aequoreus isolate RoL-2023_Sb linkage group LG08, RoL_Eaeq_v1.1, whole genome shotgun sequence genome segment TGCTTGGACCAAAGTATCTACTCACTGGCAGTGATTGGGCGGAACCATCCCGTACACTTTGATATTGTCGCATATTTCAATGGCGATGACCATGGTGAACCAGCCAGTGCTCAACCATGAGTGTGATTTTTGTCTGCACAAAAAGATAAAGTGACATTAAAACCAAGATGTCCTTAGATGGTTTCTAAAAGCCTCACCTGTCTCGTCCGGTCTCTCGTTGGAACAGGCTGTCAAATTTGCTCATTTTGCTGGGCGCCACGGTGAAACAAGACACATTGGCGTAAGTGGCGTGGATTGTCTGGATGGATCTATACACGGCTGCTTTGGAGTCCTTAGTCATTTTGCTTGGGGGTCCCCAGAAGATGATGATGGGTTTGCTGTCCGCGCCGCTCAGGAACTCTTTAGGCTGCCGGACCACCCTGTACACGCTAGAGTGGGCGACCACCCTCAGGGTTGTCCGTTTGCCCACGTCAGCAAAGTAACCCGTCGTAGGGGCATCGTTCATGCGGATGACGCAATTCGTGGCGTCGATCTCCTTCCCGGCATTGCTGCCCAGGACGTGGCTGGAGCTGGTGACCAAGGCGCATTGGTGACATCGCAAAGTCATGCTCTGCCGAGGAGACAAAACACAAGACGTCCATAACATAACGTAAAGTCACTATCGGTCTCGTCCGAAACTGcctcctcctggtaccctagcacctccaaaaccctcaaatctaaactccaaacatctcaaaacaagctagtcaggttacttctagacctccaccccagatcccacctcactcctacccacttctccaaagtgggctggcttaaggtggaggacagagttaaacaacttgcactgagcctagtctataaaatccactacacctccctgataccgaagtacatgtcaaactgaccgccataaccacaacaccggggggagctccactaaccacgttaaacccagattccgaactaacaaaggtctaactcattctctttctatgccacatcaatgtggaatgcgctcccaacatgtataaaagaaagggcatctctatcctccttcaaaaccgcaataaaagttcacctccaggcagctacaaccctaaactaacaccctccccggattgctaataatcaaatgtaaacaatcaaatgcagatactttttcttatgccttctgatctctctctctctctctctctctactacttgctgtccatatcctaccccccacccccctggttgtaaataatgtaaataattcaatgtgattatcttgtgtgatgactgtattatgatgatagtatctttctgatagtatatatctgtatcataaatcaatttaagtggaccccgacttaaacaagttgaaaaacgtattcgggtgttaccatttagtggtcaattgtacggaatatgtacttcactgtgcaacctgctaataaaagtctcaatcaaagccTACCTTATTCCCCTGAACGGGCACGTAACAGTCTTTGGTGGCCCACTTCTTTAGGTCTGTGGTCTTGGGGGTGTGGTTTCTGACCACGGTGAAGGGCGCGTATGTTTCGTTGCTGGTGTTGGAGTTGTAGAGGATGAAGAGCGTCATCAAGATGAAGACTGCGGCCAAGATGGCTAACCGATGGCTCCACGGTGCGTCCTGAGAAGACACAAGTGGACCTCTAGGAATGTGGTCCACAAAATCGACACGGCGGGGGGGACACGCCCAGATGCTCAAAGCTGACTGACTGAGGCCAGGTTGTGGGGTAGGACCTCTCGTCAAAGACTTCAAAACACTTTTTTCCAACCATGCAACGCATACGGAAAAATCCAAATACCGTTTCGTTCTCACCCTGTATTCTGGAACAAATTCCCAAGCTCACAGAGAGAGTGGCCGTCAAAGAATTTGTAATTTCAAATACCAGTAAAGGAAAAGTGAG includes the following:
- the st6galnac6 gene encoding alpha-N-acetylgalactosaminide alpha-2,6-sialyltransferase 6; translated protein: MALKDAPWSHRLAILAAVFILMTLFILYNSNTSNETYAPFTVVRNHTPKTTDLKKWATKDCYVPVQGNKSMTLRCHQCALVTSSSHVLGSNAGKEIDATNCVIRMNDAPTTGYFADVGKRTTLRVVAHSSVYRVVRQPKEFLSGADSKPIIIFWGPPSKMTKDSKAAVYRSIQTIHATYANVSCFTVAPSKMSKFDSLFQRETGRDRQKSHSWLSTGWFTMVIAIEICDNIKVYGMVPPNHCQNRMGSKKLPYHYYKPRGSDECETYVENENNKVGSHHRFITEKQVFSRWAHQYNVTFAYPAW